In a genomic window of Plasmodium relictum strain SGS1 genome assembly, contig: PRELSG_00_v1_175, whole genome shotgun sequence:
- the ETRAMP gene encoding early transcribed membrane protein, which yields MKISKIFYLFNILFSINLLASCFCSVNDQILKKEMNIIDTSIRKREKKKKIIIASIATVAAVLIAAGLIGGGLYLNRDKFKSVWNNYQLANASNEILSKSLKKLDDDIKERVDKGEKNIDKIFTKKYIKGVIDNEIQESGHKFSGIQKRELHVFISHFKFLIDESMEKLKNRNLISN from the coding sequence atgaAGATTTCAAAGATATTCTATTTattcaatattttattttctatcaACTTACTGGCATCATGTTTCTGCTCTGTGAATGatcaaattttaaaaaaggaaatgaaTATAATTGATACATCTATAAGGAAaagagaaaagaaaaaaaaaattataattgcTTCTATAGCTACAGTAGCAGCTGTTCTTATAGCAGCTGGTTTAATAGGAGGAGGATTATATTTGAACAGagataaatttaaatcaGTATGGAATAATTATCAATTAGCAAATGCTTCTAACGAAATTCTTAgtaaaagtttaaaaaaattagatgaTGATATAAAAGAACGTGTTGATAaaggagaaaaaaatatagataaaatatttacaaaaaaatatattaagggTGTTATAGATAATGAAATTCAAGAAAGTGGACACAAATTTTCTGGAATTCAGAAAAGGGAGTTGCATGTATTTATTTctcattttaaatttttgatAGATGAATCTatggaaaaattaaaaaatagaaatctTATTTCTAATTAG